From a single Chlorocebus sabaeus isolate Y175 chromosome X, mChlSab1.0.hap1, whole genome shotgun sequence genomic region:
- the DLG3 gene encoding disks large homolog 3 isoform X6, translating into MMNSSMSSGSGSLRTSEKRSLYVRALFDYDRTRDSCLPSQGLSFSYGDILHVINASDDEWWQARLVTPHGESEQIGVIPSKKRVEKKERARLKTVKFHARTGMIESNRSIKKKRKKSFRLSRKFPFYKSKENMAQESSIQEQGVTSNTSDSESSSKGQEDAILSYEPVTRQEIHYARPVIILGPMKDRVNDDLISEFPHKFGSCVPHTTRPRRDNEVDGQDYHFVVSREQMEKDIQDNKFIEAGQFNDNLYGTSIQSVRAVAERGKHCILDVSGNAIKRLQQAQLYPIAIFIKPKSIEALMEMNRRQTYEQANKIYDKAMKLEQEFGEYFTAIVQGDSLEEIYNKIKQIIEDQSGHYIWVPSPEKL; encoded by the exons GGCCCTGTTTGACTATGATCGGACTCGGGACAGCTGCCTGCCAAGCCAGGGGCTCAGCTTCTCTTATGGTGACATTCTTCATGTCATTAATGCCTCTGATGATGAGTGGTGGCAGGCAAGGCTGGTGACCCCACACGGAGAAAGTGAGCAGATCGGTGTGATCCCCAGTAAGAAGAG ggtagaaaagaaagaaagagctcgATTGAAAACTGTGAAGTTCCATGCCAGGACGGGGATGATTGAGTCTAACAGG TCGATCAAAAAGAAACGTAAAAAGAGTTTCCGCCTCTCTCGAAAGTTTCCATTTTACAAGAGCAAAGAAAACATGGCCCAGGAGAGCAGCATACAGGAAC AGGGAGTGACATCCAACACCAGTGACAGCGAAAGCAGTTCCA AAGGACAAGAGGACGCTATTTTGTCATATGAGCCAGTGACACGGCAAGAAA TTCACTATGCAAGGCCTGTGATCATCCTGGGCCCAATGAAGGACCGAGTCAATGATGACCTGATCTCCGAATTTCCACATAAATTTGGATCCTGTGTGCCAC atACTACCCGACCTCGACGTGATAATGAGGTGGATGGACAAGACTACCACTTTGTGGTGTCGCGCGAACAAATGGAGAAAGATATTCAGGACAACAAGTTCATTGAAGCAGGCCAATTTAATGATAACCTCTATGGGACCAGCATCCAGTCAGTGCGGGCAGTTGCAGAGAGG GGCAAGCACTGCATCTTAGATGTTTCCGGCAATGCTATCAAGAGACTGCAGCAAGCACAACTTTACCCCATTGCCATTTTCATCAAGCCCAAGTCCATTGAAGCCCTTAT GGAAATGAACCGAAGGCAGACATATGAACAAGCAAATAAGATCTATGACAAAGCCATGAAACTGGAGCAGGAGTTTGGAGAGTACTTTACGG CCATTGTACAGGGTGACTCACTGGAAGAGATTtataacaaaatcaaacaaatcaTTGAGGACCAGTCTGGGCACTACATTTGGGTCCCATCCCCTGAAAAACTCTGA